The nucleotide sequence GCGACTGCAGAGAATTGTGGGTTTTGTGGCCTGTTTGGGAATGGGAGGACTCTGCATATCCCTATCGACTCTATACATTCCCGTTCTTATCTTGAAAGCCCGAAAGTTTGCCTTGCTCTACACCCTGGGCAGTCTCTTCTTTATACTaagcttttgctttttgtccGGATTCGGAGCCTTTCTGCGACAGATGTTCTCAAAGCCGAGACTCCTGACTTCCATATCGTACAGTTCCTGCCTGTTGTTAACCCTGTATTGTGCCTTGGTGGCCAAAAGCACCGCATTCACAGTTCTGTTTGCTGTGGCGCAAATAATAGCATTACTGTTAATGGTACTGGGTATGGTTCCGGGTGGAGCTACGGGTCTCAAGTTCTTTGGGCAATTGTTCAAGACCAGCGTTTCGGCCTCGACAAGGGCGCTGCCAGTATAAGCCACGAAgagcaataaaacaaaacgaatCATCTCCAACCACCGCAGCAACGAACGATATAACTTATTTAACTCATTGATccaaaataaaacttatttgTGATATAACGCCTCTCAAAAGTAAcc is from Drosophila bipectinata strain 14024-0381.07 unplaced genomic scaffold, DbipHiC1v2 scaffold_267, whole genome shotgun sequence and encodes:
- the LOC122321850 gene encoding vesicle transport protein SFT2C-like encodes the protein MSSLKSDLDEYLLLQSDQKSFNVKLPQLKVPSLVLFSKNTEPEANSWLKDTQDSCCPKLSRLQRIVGFVACLGMGGLCISLSTLYIPVLILKARKFALLYTLGSLFFILSFCFLSGFGAFLRQMFSKPRLLTSISYSSCLLLTLYCALVAKSTAFTVLFAVAQIIALLLMVLGMVPGGATGLKFFGQLFKTSVSASTRALPV